A window of the Candidatus Binatia bacterium genome harbors these coding sequences:
- a CDS encoding SCO family protein, which translates to MRICAIGALALLTACSAARQYSLAGNAVDMPASDFTLTDQDGKHFTLSQQRGKEVILFFGYTHCPDVCPTTLAALAAALQKLAPEQRARVRVAFVTVDPQRDDAATLRRYVRIFNPTFYGLTGTEAQLDPVYAAYHAWHQKLPGSPATGYLVAHGSTIYFIAPDGRLRVLHDWHDSLRSLTHDMKELTK; encoded by the coding sequence ATGCGCATCTGCGCCATCGGGGCGTTAGCCCTTTTGACCGCGTGCTCGGCGGCACGCCAATACTCGCTCGCCGGAAACGCAGTGGACATGCCGGCGTCGGATTTTACCCTCACCGATCAGGACGGTAAGCACTTTACCCTATCGCAGCAACGCGGTAAAGAAGTGATCCTTTTCTTCGGCTACACGCACTGCCCCGACGTCTGTCCGACGACGCTGGCGGCGCTCGCGGCAGCGCTGCAAAAGCTCGCGCCGGAGCAGCGGGCGCGCGTCCGGGTGGCATTCGTCACCGTGGATCCGCAGCGCGACGATGCGGCGACGCTGCGCCGCTACGTCCGCATCTTCAACCCCACGTTCTACGGACTCACCGGAACGGAGGCACAGCTCGACCCGGTGTACGCCGCGTATCACGCCTGGCATCAGAAGCTGCCCGGCAGTCCGGCAACCGGGTACCTCGTCGCCCACGGTTCGACGATATACTTCATCGCCCCGGACGGCCGCCTGCGCGTGCTCCACGATTGGCACGATAGTCTGCGATCGCTCACGCACGATATGAAGGAGTTGACGAAATGA
- a CDS encoding SCO family protein, which translates to MLPILASAVILHGTVLGVDERNHVATIHHDAFAGMPAMTMTFDIDRRGLQPAPGDRVTGVVDETSEPWTLRVTAERTAPSRAEFAPFVPQLRAGSIVPDANFVDQRGRALSWRSFRGRVVVVSFIYTRCRDAQMCPLVSAKFAAMQRLIPPGARMIEFTLDPDYDTPAVLARYGALFGAADPPWTLATGTASALRRIALEFGIGISRIGRNAIVHTEAVAIVNPDGTVRIIVPGNSWRPEEVVADVGDASGLASNWWQRFVLQLRSGAGRAARACGAIDENGHVRAGLLLTDVAALVVILFACAMLVRLLVELRSRTRREP; encoded by the coding sequence ATGCTGCCGATCCTAGCGTCAGCGGTCATTTTACACGGCACCGTGCTCGGCGTGGACGAGCGGAACCACGTGGCGACGATTCATCACGACGCATTCGCCGGCATGCCGGCGATGACGATGACGTTCGATATCGACCGCCGAGGCTTACAGCCCGCGCCTGGCGACCGGGTCACCGGCGTCGTCGACGAGACGTCGGAGCCCTGGACGCTGCGAGTGACCGCGGAGAGAACCGCGCCGTCCCGCGCCGAGTTTGCGCCCTTCGTTCCGCAATTGCGAGCGGGGTCCATCGTCCCCGATGCAAATTTCGTCGACCAACGAGGCCGCGCTCTGTCGTGGCGAAGCTTTCGCGGCCGCGTCGTCGTCGTGTCGTTCATCTACACCCGCTGCCGCGACGCGCAGATGTGCCCGCTCGTGTCGGCAAAATTCGCCGCCATGCAGCGCCTCATCCCACCCGGCGCCCGCATGATCGAGTTCACGCTCGATCCGGACTACGACACGCCTGCAGTGCTCGCGCGGTACGGCGCCCTGTTTGGCGCCGCCGATCCGCCTTGGACGCTGGCGACCGGCACGGCGTCGGCTCTGCGCCGCATCGCGCTCGAGTTCGGAATCGGCATCAGCCGAATTGGGCGAAACGCAATCGTGCACACCGAGGCGGTCGCCATAGTCAACCCGGATGGAACGGTGCGAATCATCGTGCCGGGCAACTCGTGGCGCCCCGAGGAGGTCGTTGCCGACGTCGGCGACGCATCGGGCCTCGCATCGAACTGGTGGCAGCGGTTCGTCCTGCAACTGCGATCGGGTGCCGGTCGCGCCGCGCGGGCGTGCGGCGCCATCGACGAAAACGGCCACGTGCGCGCCGGCCTGCTCCTTACCGACGTCGCCGCGCTCGTCGTGATACTCTTCGCCTGTGCGATGCTCGTTCGATTGCTCGTCGAGCTGCGCTCGCGGACGAGGCGAGAACCCTAG
- a CDS encoding DUF1775 domain-containing protein, whose protein sequence is MIRRLAALTALAALCFPSSSAAHVRVFPDLESTQAPACSFITFVVRVPVERPVPTVRVDLAIPKGVVVAAVQPKPPWRFDLQTTKGIVTRISWTGGRLMPHEFEEFAFLAATPRTPGTLDWDAWQYYDDGTVVSWTGSTNADTPHSVTTVTSGSCKPPKKTR, encoded by the coding sequence ATGATTCGACGACTCGCTGCGTTAACCGCGTTGGCGGCACTCTGCTTTCCGAGTTCGAGTGCCGCGCACGTGCGCGTCTTTCCGGATTTAGAGAGCACGCAGGCACCCGCTTGCAGCTTCATCACATTCGTCGTACGCGTCCCCGTCGAGCGGCCCGTCCCGACCGTTCGCGTCGATCTCGCGATTCCCAAGGGCGTCGTCGTAGCCGCGGTTCAACCGAAGCCGCCGTGGCGATTCGATCTGCAGACCACGAAGGGGATCGTAACGCGAATCTCCTGGACCGGCGGGCGCTTGATGCCTCACGAGTTCGAAGAGTTCGCCTTTCTTGCGGCCACGCCAAGAACGCCGGGAACGCTCGATTGGGACGCTTGGCAATACTACGACGACGGGACCGTCGTGAGCTGGACCGGGTCCACCAACGCCGATACCCCGCACTCGGTGACGACCGTAACGTCCGGCTCGTGTAAACCGCCGAAGAAAACGAGGTAA
- a CDS encoding copper chaperone PCu(A)C, whose product MMRWTSIGPAALGLLFCALPANAGQTIVVTGVWSRPAIGTGVVYAKIRNDGSAADDLIGVDSPVCKTAEMHESTASMPSAMGSMPSPMGSMAGGMMMGMHQVQAISVPAHGSVQLQPGGYHIMLIGLFRDLKPGDKIPVSLHFRHAGTIEVNSNVTTTSP is encoded by the coding sequence ATGATGAGATGGACGAGCATCGGACCGGCCGCGCTCGGGCTACTGTTCTGCGCGCTGCCGGCGAACGCCGGGCAGACGATCGTCGTTACCGGCGTCTGGTCGCGACCGGCGATCGGCACCGGTGTCGTCTACGCGAAGATCCGCAACGACGGATCCGCTGCCGACGACCTTATCGGGGTAGATTCGCCCGTCTGCAAAACCGCCGAGATGCACGAGAGTACAGCGTCGATGCCGAGCGCCATGGGGTCGATGCCGAGCCCCATGGGGTCGATGGCCGGCGGCATGATGATGGGCATGCATCAGGTGCAGGCGATATCCGTACCCGCGCACGGCTCCGTGCAGCTCCAGCCGGGCGGTTATCACATCATGTTAATCGGCCTGTTTCGCGACCTGAAGCCGGGCGACAAGATTCCGGTTTCGTTGCACTTCCGCCATGCGGGCACGATCGAGGTGAATTCGAACGTTACGACGACCTCACCGTAG
- the lepB gene encoding signal peptidase I: MGAQPPANSGNERSQGWVSISFDEPIDLIDADALQVFAPDGKRIDARDVKIDPADATRVVVHIPRSLRRGVYTVRWRVISADSHVVHGSYQVGIGVPVSGTAGGEIASPYDPASPPAAFLRWLTLMGALLATGAIFMRLYALDRLEAAYPGVVELARRCTIAGAVVVLAAWAPTVIVQSAAASGVLGSGIAGTLARTPWGIALIARAVAAAALLLLAARGWKTAGRGAIAIAAALLATFSVTGHAFAQPGGLARALAVAIDFAHLCCAAVWIGGLFVLAALLAPWFRAKGDARERARALFAAFTPAAILCVGTIVATGIYASAVHVDAPADLFVTAYGRLLLAKAAILVVLVAFGWHHSRVGAGIRSNAHNATIAYEAIWGIAVVALTAVLVGQAPPANDVAVPTSPAAALLLLLCGGIVARFLFVAKTGARGSNARTAPVYFDVALVAAGMLFLCIGVVGRLVTITSVSMYPTLALGDVVFVDRVTYGLRAPRDGEILVLRPPVRRVRDEAQRVIGVGGDAVEIANGVVYRNGAVLREPYATGPIAYDLRIKDYEIYVNGVPLDPSLANVPPRAMWQSPSRIPRGFYLVLGDNRNYAVDSHYWGFAQTGGAFAAGLLRAQRVPVPGRPLFITWPASRAGGLEAS, translated from the coding sequence GTGGGCGCGCAGCCGCCCGCCAACAGCGGCAACGAACGGTCGCAGGGTTGGGTTTCGATTTCGTTCGACGAACCGATCGACCTGATCGACGCGGACGCGCTGCAGGTCTTCGCGCCCGATGGAAAGCGCATCGACGCTCGCGACGTCAAGATCGACCCGGCCGATGCCACGCGCGTCGTCGTCCACATTCCCCGATCGTTGCGGCGCGGAGTATACACGGTTCGGTGGCGGGTGATTTCGGCGGATTCCCACGTCGTTCACGGCAGCTACCAAGTTGGAATCGGCGTGCCGGTCTCGGGTACGGCCGGCGGCGAAATCGCATCGCCGTACGATCCCGCCTCGCCGCCGGCGGCCTTCCTGCGCTGGCTCACGCTGATGGGAGCGCTCCTAGCGACGGGCGCGATCTTCATGCGGCTCTACGCGCTCGATCGGCTCGAAGCGGCCTATCCGGGCGTGGTCGAACTCGCCAGACGTTGCACTATCGCCGGCGCCGTCGTCGTGCTCGCCGCATGGGCGCCAACCGTCATCGTTCAGTCGGCTGCGGCCAGCGGCGTGCTCGGCAGCGGCATCGCCGGCACGCTCGCGCGCACACCATGGGGAATAGCGCTTATCGCCCGCGCGGTCGCCGCGGCGGCTCTATTGCTGCTCGCGGCGCGCGGCTGGAAAACGGCGGGCCGCGGCGCGATTGCGATCGCCGCCGCGCTCTTAGCGACTTTTAGCGTGACGGGACACGCCTTCGCGCAGCCCGGCGGTCTTGCGCGAGCGCTCGCCGTCGCGATCGATTTCGCCCATCTCTGCTGCGCCGCCGTGTGGATCGGCGGCCTCTTCGTGCTCGCGGCGCTGCTCGCACCGTGGTTCCGTGCGAAGGGCGATGCTCGCGAACGAGCGCGCGCGCTCTTCGCCGCGTTCACCCCGGCGGCCATCCTCTGCGTAGGGACGATCGTCGCAACCGGGATCTACGCCTCCGCCGTTCACGTCGACGCGCCCGCAGATCTCTTCGTGACTGCCTACGGGCGCTTATTGTTGGCGAAAGCTGCGATCCTCGTGGTTTTGGTAGCGTTTGGGTGGCATCACTCGCGCGTCGGAGCCGGCATTCGATCCAACGCGCACAACGCGACCATCGCCTACGAAGCGATCTGGGGAATCGCGGTCGTGGCCTTGACCGCCGTGCTCGTGGGGCAAGCCCCACCGGCAAACGACGTCGCCGTACCCACATCTCCCGCCGCGGCGCTGCTGCTGCTCCTCTGCGGTGGGATCGTTGCGAGATTCCTGTTCGTTGCCAAGACCGGCGCGCGGGGCTCGAACGCGCGGACCGCGCCCGTCTACTTCGACGTCGCGCTCGTCGCCGCCGGGATGCTTTTTCTCTGCATCGGAGTCGTGGGGAGGCTGGTCACGATCACGTCCGTTTCGATGTATCCGACGCTTGCGCTCGGCGACGTCGTCTTCGTCGATCGCGTGACGTACGGCCTGCGCGCCCCCCGCGACGGTGAGATCCTCGTGTTGCGGCCACCCGTTCGCCGAGTGCGAGACGAAGCTCAGCGCGTCATCGGCGTTGGCGGAGACGCGGTAGAGATTGCAAACGGCGTCGTGTACCGCAACGGGGCCGTCCTGCGCGAGCCCTACGCGACCGGGCCAATCGCTTACGATTTACGGATCAAAGATTACGAGATCTACGTGAACGGCGTTCCGCTCGACCCCAGTCTTGCAAACGTTCCTCCGAGAGCGATGTGGCAGTCGCCCAGCCGCATTCCGAGGGGCTTCTATCTCGTGCTGGGCGACAACCGGAACTATGCCGTCGACTCCCACTATTGGGGCTTCGCGCAAACCGGTGGAGCCTTCGCGGCGGGATTGCTGAGGGCGCAGCGCGTGCCCGTTCCCGGCAGGCCGCTCTTCATCACGTGGCCCGCGAGCAGAGCGGGCGGATTGGAGGCATCCTGA
- a CDS encoding divalent metal cation transporter, whose translation MKTLLRFLAVAGPGIVVMFADTEAGSITTAAASGAQFGYKLILLQLLLIVPLFVVQEMTVRLGTVTGKGHARLIRENYGLGWASISLGTMFVTNVAALVTEFAGIAGAAGIFGVSPPLLVIVAALLLCMVIFTASYKRAEAFALALCAIELLFFPAALASHASLHDIVTTGILSRQPLGDRAYLLLVASNIGAVIMPWMIFYQQSAVVDKGLREGDLPYARADTAIGALITQGIMCAIIVTAAATLFAHRIALVDAAHAAIALVPLLGRFAGVTFGAGLIGASMLGAFVVSLATAWAFGEAFQWRCSLNDGLRAKRFVSLYLACVVVAAAIVLIPGLPLVRITVDVEAFNGFVLPIVLTFLLVLVNDRRVIGDRHNRLPENLITASLSLAVVMLGIWMAVRTLVPSG comes from the coding sequence TTGAAGACGCTGCTGCGTTTTCTCGCGGTCGCCGGCCCCGGGATCGTCGTGATGTTCGCAGACACCGAGGCGGGCAGCATCACGACGGCCGCGGCATCGGGAGCGCAGTTCGGCTACAAGCTAATTCTCCTGCAGTTGCTGCTGATCGTGCCGCTCTTCGTCGTACAAGAGATGACCGTTCGGTTGGGGACCGTCACCGGCAAAGGTCACGCGCGGCTCATACGAGAGAACTACGGCCTCGGGTGGGCGTCGATCTCGCTCGGAACGATGTTCGTCACAAACGTCGCCGCGCTCGTTACGGAGTTCGCAGGAATTGCGGGCGCGGCCGGAATCTTTGGGGTTTCGCCGCCGCTCCTCGTCATCGTGGCCGCGCTCCTTCTCTGCATGGTCATCTTTACCGCCTCCTACAAGCGCGCCGAGGCTTTCGCGCTCGCTCTCTGCGCGATCGAGCTTCTCTTCTTTCCCGCTGCGCTCGCTTCGCACGCCTCGCTGCACGACATCGTAACGACCGGGATCCTCAGCCGCCAACCGCTCGGCGATCGGGCGTATCTATTGCTGGTCGCTTCGAACATCGGGGCAGTCATCATGCCTTGGATGATTTTCTATCAACAGAGCGCCGTGGTGGACAAAGGCCTTCGCGAAGGCGACCTGCCCTACGCCCGCGCGGACACGGCGATCGGCGCGCTGATCACTCAAGGGATCATGTGCGCTATCATCGTCACGGCCGCGGCGACGCTGTTCGCGCATCGCATCGCGCTCGTCGATGCGGCTCACGCGGCCATCGCGCTCGTGCCGCTGCTCGGCCGGTTCGCGGGAGTAACCTTCGGCGCGGGTTTGATCGGGGCGTCGATGCTCGGGGCCTTCGTCGTCTCGCTGGCGACTGCGTGGGCTTTTGGAGAAGCCTTTCAATGGCGATGCTCCCTCAACGACGGGCTGCGCGCAAAGCGGTTCGTTTCGCTCTACCTGGCCTGCGTCGTGGTCGCCGCCGCAATCGTTCTCATTCCGGGACTGCCGCTCGTACGGATTACGGTCGACGTCGAAGCGTTCAACGGGTTCGTTCTCCCCATCGTGCTGACGTTTCTCCTCGTCCTCGTAAACGACCGCCGGGTCATCGGCGACCGTCACAATCGACTACCCGAAAACCTGATTACGGCCTCGCTTTCGCTGGCCGTGGTGATGCTGGGGATTTGGATGGCGGTCCGCACGCTCGTGCCGTCGGGATGA
- a CDS encoding SCO family protein — MRIWFARVGFCAAIVAIATLSLALKAWSTALPGGRSFAVDQAFLDQNGRPFRWSELGGRCVVLAFFYSRCRDSHECSLLSAKFAYMQHRLPRDSRLVEVTLDPTYDTPDVLRRYGATFGQDPKYWTLATGDPVGVLEFARRFNISIAVSPNGAGQLAHGEALAIFDRRQRLVSLNAGNDWQPDEALAEVRHALGRRSDPFERLALFSRHVAAALQNVAITCGRLLAEDTISAPSAPSNLVVTAKRPEAWPAVPIRRPGAPPHIVKVWFSTLRLRPGSWFDGTIVASSNVASVEVRTASFSINSVHAAPGIYTFHMRILELPPLARRHPYDLYIIARNTPGVQETERATLWVE; from the coding sequence GTGCGCATTTGGTTCGCCCGCGTCGGATTCTGCGCGGCGATCGTCGCGATCGCAACGTTAAGTTTGGCGCTGAAGGCTTGGTCGACCGCACTTCCCGGCGGCCGGTCGTTCGCCGTCGACCAAGCATTCCTCGACCAGAATGGACGCCCGTTCCGGTGGAGCGAGCTCGGGGGACGATGCGTCGTGCTGGCATTCTTCTACTCCCGTTGCCGCGACTCGCACGAATGCTCCCTTTTATCGGCAAAGTTCGCGTACATGCAGCACCGTCTTCCTCGCGACAGCCGTTTGGTCGAGGTGACGCTCGATCCGACGTACGACACGCCCGACGTGCTTCGCCGATACGGCGCCACGTTCGGACAAGATCCCAAATACTGGACGCTGGCGACCGGCGATCCGGTCGGCGTTCTCGAATTTGCGAGGAGATTCAATATTTCGATCGCCGTATCGCCGAACGGTGCCGGACAACTAGCACATGGAGAAGCGTTGGCGATCTTCGACCGCCGTCAGCGTCTCGTTTCGTTGAACGCCGGCAACGACTGGCAGCCGGACGAAGCGCTCGCAGAGGTCCGGCACGCTCTAGGCAGACGAAGCGATCCGTTCGAGAGACTTGCCTTGTTCTCACGTCACGTTGCTGCGGCGCTCCAAAACGTGGCGATTACATGCGGGCGACTGCTGGCCGAGGACACTATCTCCGCCCCTTCCGCTCCGTCGAATCTCGTGGTTACGGCGAAACGGCCCGAAGCTTGGCCGGCGGTGCCGATCCGGCGGCCGGGCGCGCCGCCCCATATCGTCAAGGTCTGGTTCTCGACGCTCCGGCTTCGGCCGGGCAGTTGGTTCGACGGAACGATCGTAGCCAGCTCGAACGTGGCATCCGTCGAGGTGCGGACCGCATCGTTTTCGATCAATAGCGTACACGCAGCGCCCGGGATCTATACGTTTCACATGCGCATTTTGGAGCTCCCCCCTCTCGCTCGCCGGCATCCGTACGATCTCTACATCATCGCGCGTAACACTCCAGGCGTGCAAGAAACGGAGCGAGCTACGCTGTGGGTGGAGTGA
- a CDS encoding SCO family protein, with protein MAGIALSPSFRKPPPRIDADLPPDQEFVNQDGQVFRWSALKGRCVVLAFFYSHCRDSRECATLSAKFAYMQHLLPPGSRLLEVTLDPLKDTPRVLRRYGAMFGQDRNYWTLATGNPLAIVTFARRLNVTIAVSPQGNGQLEHGEVLAIFDARQRLVSYNAGNDWQPEEALAEVRQTLGVPNSPFDRLKLWSRGLMATLENVAVACGRFLYSTDGRRLDPADVVTAPAVWPTPPALPPGAPPRIVTVWMNDTTVRPGKPWTGRIVASTNVASVEIRTESFSFTADRRDFGLFEFSQNVLDVIPQYHRPYDLRFIARNAAGVMDVRIVPITIH; from the coding sequence GTGGCCGGCATCGCGCTGTCGCCCAGCTTCCGCAAGCCGCCGCCGCGAATCGACGCAGACCTGCCGCCCGACCAAGAGTTCGTCAATCAGGACGGACAAGTGTTTCGATGGAGCGCCCTCAAAGGACGATGCGTCGTCCTCGCGTTCTTCTATTCCCACTGTCGCGACAGCCGCGAATGTGCGACGCTCTCAGCCAAGTTCGCGTACATGCAGCATCTGCTCCCACCCGGCAGCCGGCTGCTCGAAGTTACGCTCGACCCGCTGAAGGATACGCCGCGAGTGCTCCGCCGCTACGGGGCGATGTTCGGTCAGGATCGCAACTACTGGACGCTCGCAACGGGCAACCCGCTCGCGATAGTAACGTTCGCGCGCCGGCTGAACGTTACGATCGCCGTCTCGCCGCAGGGGAACGGCCAGCTCGAGCACGGTGAGGTGTTGGCGATTTTCGACGCCCGACAACGCCTGGTCTCATACAACGCGGGCAACGACTGGCAACCCGAAGAAGCGCTGGCAGAGGTGCGGCAGACGCTCGGCGTGCCGAATAGCCCGTTCGACCGACTGAAACTCTGGTCGCGCGGCCTGATGGCCACCCTCGAGAACGTCGCGGTCGCCTGCGGCCGCTTCCTCTATTCGACCGACGGGCGCAGGCTCGATCCGGCCGACGTCGTGACGGCTCCCGCGGTGTGGCCGACGCCGCCCGCGCTGCCGCCGGGCGCGCCTCCGCGCATCGTCACGGTATGGATGAACGACACAACGGTCCGGCCCGGCAAGCCCTGGACGGGGCGCATCGTCGCCTCGACGAATGTTGCGAGCGTCGAAATTAGAACCGAATCGTTTTCCTTCACCGCCGACCGTCGCGACTTCGGGCTCTTCGAGTTCTCGCAGAACGTCCTCGACGTCATACCGCAGTATCACCGCCCGTACGATCTTCGATTCATCGCTCGCAACGCGGCGGGCGTGATGGATGTGCGGATCGTCCCCATCACGATCCACTGA